In Musa acuminata AAA Group cultivar baxijiao chromosome BXJ2-8, Cavendish_Baxijiao_AAA, whole genome shotgun sequence, one genomic interval encodes:
- the LOC135585959 gene encoding cyclin-T1-2-like isoform X2, whose amino-acid sequence MKMSMNLMYCRPQVTIATAIMFCHRFYLHQSHAKNEWQIVATVCMFLASKADETPCGLDRIVVVAYETMHKRDPASARRVHQKDFFEKQKALILIGERLLLSTLRFDFNIQHPYRPLLNALKKLGITQKEVRQVAWNYVNDWLWTTLCLQYEPHYIAAGSLFLAAKLHNVRLPSEKGGYVWWHEFDINPQQLDVVIQQMKQLLGFNRRTSVIQPSIATNKDVYSSPDSVLNRPESSRSSSIQEPDVDITTHKPVDSTDHDLTNISIAEKEKSSTEYRTEQRQTRVSENPIAVAEHNETLGRNVDRAVSKPDHTRVGFGKIDMDRIKATIKKRKKEIELNKLAANVDSTEDAWIERELEVGMELEAESAKKQKLAWAMN is encoded by the exons ATGAAGATgtccatgaatttgatgtattgcaGACCACAGGTTACAATTGCCACTGCAATTATGTTTTGCCATCGCTTTTATCTCCATCAATCCCATGCGAAGAATGAATGGCAG ATAGTTGCAACAGTCTGCATGTTTCTTGCTTCCAAGGCAGACGAGACACCTTGTGGTTTGGACAGGATTGTTGTTGTGGCATATGAGACAATGCACAAAAGAGATCCTGCTTCTGCACGGAGAGTTCACCAGAAA GATTTTTTTGAGAAGCAAAAGGCTTTGATATTGATTGGGGAGAGATTGCTTCTATCAACACTTCGGTTTGATTTCAATATTCAACATCCTTATAGACCACTTCTAAATGCTCTAAAGAAACTTGGGATTACTCAGAAGGAAGTAAGACAAGTAGCATGGAACTATGTGAATGACTG GCTTTGGACGACATTGTGCCTGCAATATGAACCCCATTACATTGCAGCTGGTTCCCTCTTTCTTGCTGCTAAGCTTCATAATGTAAGGCTTCCTTCAGAGAAGGGGGGTTATGTCTGGTGGCATGAATTTGACATCAACCCTCAGCAATTAGATG TGGTGATTCAACAAATGAAGCAGCTTTTGGGATTCAATAGAAGGACCTCTGTTATTCAACCTTCTATTGCAACCAACAAAGATGTATATAGCAGCCCAGATTCGGTTTTGAATAGGCCAGAATCCTCCAGAAGCAGCTCAATTCAGGAACCTGATGTAGATATAACCACTCATAAACCTGTGGATTCTACCGATCATGACCTGACAAACATCTCGATTGCAGAGAAAGAAAAGAGTTCAACGGAGTATAGAACAGAACAGCGCCAGACGAGGGTTTCTGAAAACCCAATTGCTGTTGCTGAGCATAATGAGACTCTGGGGAGGAATGTGGACCGAGCAGTGTCGAAACCAGATCATACTCGAGTTGGGTTTGGTAAAATTGATATGGATAGAATCAAGGCAACTattaagaagaggaagaaggaaatagaGTTGAATAAGCTGGCTGCGAATGTTGATTCCACTGAAGAtgcttggattgagagagaattaGAAGTTGGGATGGAGCTGGAAGCTGAATCTGCAAAGAAACAGAAGCTTGCTTGGGCGATGAATTGA
- the LOC135585959 gene encoding cyclin-T1-2-like isoform X1 has protein sequence MGEPLEAFKDGNCSVEDELHHRYWSSWYFSKEEIEKNTPSRKDGIDLRKESQLRMSYCSFLRDLGIRLGLPQVTIATAIMFCHRFYLHQSHAKNEWQIVATVCMFLASKADETPCGLDRIVVVAYETMHKRDPASARRVHQKDFFEKQKALILIGERLLLSTLRFDFNIQHPYRPLLNALKKLGITQKEVRQVAWNYVNDWLWTTLCLQYEPHYIAAGSLFLAAKLHNVRLPSEKGGYVWWHEFDINPQQLDVVIQQMKQLLGFNRRTSVIQPSIATNKDVYSSPDSVLNRPESSRSSSIQEPDVDITTHKPVDSTDHDLTNISIAEKEKSSTEYRTEQRQTRVSENPIAVAEHNETLGRNVDRAVSKPDHTRVGFGKIDMDRIKATIKKRKKEIELNKLAANVDSTEDAWIERELEVGMELEAESAKKQKLAWAMN, from the exons atgggAGAGCCTTTAGAGGCCTTCAAAGATGGAAACTGCAGTGTGGAAGATGAATTGCATCACCGATACTGGTCAAGTTGGTATTTTAGCAAAGAAGAGATTGAGAAGAACACTCCTTCAAGGAAAGATGGTATTGATCTGAGAAAGGAGTCACAACTTCGGATGTCATACTGTTCATTCCTTCGGGATCTTGGCATCAGGCTTGGATT ACCACAGGTTACAATTGCCACTGCAATTATGTTTTGCCATCGCTTTTATCTCCATCAATCCCATGCGAAGAATGAATGGCAG ATAGTTGCAACAGTCTGCATGTTTCTTGCTTCCAAGGCAGACGAGACACCTTGTGGTTTGGACAGGATTGTTGTTGTGGCATATGAGACAATGCACAAAAGAGATCCTGCTTCTGCACGGAGAGTTCACCAGAAA GATTTTTTTGAGAAGCAAAAGGCTTTGATATTGATTGGGGAGAGATTGCTTCTATCAACACTTCGGTTTGATTTCAATATTCAACATCCTTATAGACCACTTCTAAATGCTCTAAAGAAACTTGGGATTACTCAGAAGGAAGTAAGACAAGTAGCATGGAACTATGTGAATGACTG GCTTTGGACGACATTGTGCCTGCAATATGAACCCCATTACATTGCAGCTGGTTCCCTCTTTCTTGCTGCTAAGCTTCATAATGTAAGGCTTCCTTCAGAGAAGGGGGGTTATGTCTGGTGGCATGAATTTGACATCAACCCTCAGCAATTAGATG TGGTGATTCAACAAATGAAGCAGCTTTTGGGATTCAATAGAAGGACCTCTGTTATTCAACCTTCTATTGCAACCAACAAAGATGTATATAGCAGCCCAGATTCGGTTTTGAATAGGCCAGAATCCTCCAGAAGCAGCTCAATTCAGGAACCTGATGTAGATATAACCACTCATAAACCTGTGGATTCTACCGATCATGACCTGACAAACATCTCGATTGCAGAGAAAGAAAAGAGTTCAACGGAGTATAGAACAGAACAGCGCCAGACGAGGGTTTCTGAAAACCCAATTGCTGTTGCTGAGCATAATGAGACTCTGGGGAGGAATGTGGACCGAGCAGTGTCGAAACCAGATCATACTCGAGTTGGGTTTGGTAAAATTGATATGGATAGAATCAAGGCAACTattaagaagaggaagaaggaaatagaGTTGAATAAGCTGGCTGCGAATGTTGATTCCACTGAAGAtgcttggattgagagagaattaGAAGTTGGGATGGAGCTGGAAGCTGAATCTGCAAAGAAACAGAAGCTTGCTTGGGCGATGAATTGA
- the LOC135585959 gene encoding cyclin-T1-2-like isoform X3: protein MTSSMISSLRVICHIVATVCMFLASKADETPCGLDRIVVVAYETMHKRDPASARRVHQKDFFEKQKALILIGERLLLSTLRFDFNIQHPYRPLLNALKKLGITQKEVRQVAWNYVNDWLWTTLCLQYEPHYIAAGSLFLAAKLHNVRLPSEKGGYVWWHEFDINPQQLDVVIQQMKQLLGFNRRTSVIQPSIATNKDVYSSPDSVLNRPESSRSSSIQEPDVDITTHKPVDSTDHDLTNISIAEKEKSSTEYRTEQRQTRVSENPIAVAEHNETLGRNVDRAVSKPDHTRVGFGKIDMDRIKATIKKRKKEIELNKLAANVDSTEDAWIERELEVGMELEAESAKKQKLAWAMN, encoded by the exons ATGACAAGCTCGATGATTTCATCTTTAAGAGTAATTTGCCAT ATAGTTGCAACAGTCTGCATGTTTCTTGCTTCCAAGGCAGACGAGACACCTTGTGGTTTGGACAGGATTGTTGTTGTGGCATATGAGACAATGCACAAAAGAGATCCTGCTTCTGCACGGAGAGTTCACCAGAAA GATTTTTTTGAGAAGCAAAAGGCTTTGATATTGATTGGGGAGAGATTGCTTCTATCAACACTTCGGTTTGATTTCAATATTCAACATCCTTATAGACCACTTCTAAATGCTCTAAAGAAACTTGGGATTACTCAGAAGGAAGTAAGACAAGTAGCATGGAACTATGTGAATGACTG GCTTTGGACGACATTGTGCCTGCAATATGAACCCCATTACATTGCAGCTGGTTCCCTCTTTCTTGCTGCTAAGCTTCATAATGTAAGGCTTCCTTCAGAGAAGGGGGGTTATGTCTGGTGGCATGAATTTGACATCAACCCTCAGCAATTAGATG TGGTGATTCAACAAATGAAGCAGCTTTTGGGATTCAATAGAAGGACCTCTGTTATTCAACCTTCTATTGCAACCAACAAAGATGTATATAGCAGCCCAGATTCGGTTTTGAATAGGCCAGAATCCTCCAGAAGCAGCTCAATTCAGGAACCTGATGTAGATATAACCACTCATAAACCTGTGGATTCTACCGATCATGACCTGACAAACATCTCGATTGCAGAGAAAGAAAAGAGTTCAACGGAGTATAGAACAGAACAGCGCCAGACGAGGGTTTCTGAAAACCCAATTGCTGTTGCTGAGCATAATGAGACTCTGGGGAGGAATGTGGACCGAGCAGTGTCGAAACCAGATCATACTCGAGTTGGGTTTGGTAAAATTGATATGGATAGAATCAAGGCAACTattaagaagaggaagaaggaaatagaGTTGAATAAGCTGGCTGCGAATGTTGATTCCACTGAAGAtgcttggattgagagagaattaGAAGTTGGGATGGAGCTGGAAGCTGAATCTGCAAAGAAACAGAAGCTTGCTTGGGCGATGAATTGA